From a region of the Panicum virgatum strain AP13 chromosome 2K, P.virgatum_v5, whole genome shotgun sequence genome:
- the LOC120677880 gene encoding uncharacterized protein LOC120677880 produces MASREGGGGAAAAAAGRPALRVGRAREYRTGMDTELLSVDGGGAAAPVNLFVLCGDRFEAAQLFRSGPLSLRMLRVEGHPVSMASCTVADHQWMLARDALVARVGARAFVFELPGFFYAVVVPPAADRKCATMADIFSRFCSYHDLTRPDGAIDDDEAGEIDQNPWARAHARIQQRIRSHHASPPGGHAAADAPPPDRARQMERAVRTSAVVKLLTRSLLAGVLQPARHLTIAVGGNAGAALPSKSVVSDLLDAIETNRAAPRRDTRRGPGGGLVGWWSLNVEGIMLLLRVVQAVRGRKHLAAPAPAAGEKRPRDEGSGRDGMRGGVIGGGGGGVRRRVGAALVRRKAEEAGYRWRLRELLTSTCRSFPKGNRD; encoded by the coding sequence ATGGCGTctcgggagggaggaggaggcgcggcggcggcggcggcggggcggccggcgctgCGGGTGGGGCGGGCGCGGGAGTACCGGACGGGCATGGACACGGAGCTGCTgtccgtcgacggcggcggcgcggcggcgccggtcaaCCTCTTCGTGCTCTGCGGTGACCGCTTCGAGGCCGCGCAGCTCTTCCGGTCGGGGCCCCTCTCCCTGCGCATGCTCCGCGTCGAGGGCCACCCCGTGTCCATGGCCTCCTGCACCGTCGCCGACCACCAGTGGATGCTCGCGCGCGACGCGCTCGTGGCGCGGGTCGGCGCGCGCGCCTTCGTCTTCGAGCTCCCCGGCTTCTTCTACGCCGTCGtcgtgccgcccgccgccgaccgcaAGTGCGCCACCATGGCCGACATCTTCTCGCGCTTCTGCTCCTACCACGACCTCACCAGGCCGGACGGTGCGATCGACGACGACGAAGCTGGCGAGATCGACCAGAACCCGTGGGCCCGCGCCCACGCCCGGATACAGCAGCGCATCAGGAGCCACCACGCCTCGCCGCCCGGAggacacgccgccgccgacgcgccgccTCCCGACCGCGCCAGGCAGATGGAGCGCGCCGTCCGCACGTCCGCGGTCGTCAAGCTTCTCACCCGCTCCCTCCTCGCCGGGGTGCTCCAGCCCGCCCGCCACCTCACTATCGCCGTGGGCGGCAATGCCGGCGCGGCGCTGCCGAGCAAGTCGGTCGTGTCCGACCTCCTCGATGCCATCGAGACGAACcgggccgcgccccgccgcgacACGCGCcgcgggcccggcggcggcctggtcgGGTGGTGGAGCCTCAACGTGGAGGGCATAATGCTGCTGCTCAGGGTCGTCCAGGCAGTCCGGGGGAGGAAGCatctggcggcgccggcgccggcggcgggggagaagAGGCCGCGCGATGAGGGATCCGGCCGCGACGGCATGAGGGGCGGGGtcattggcggcggcggcggcggcgttcggcggcgggtcggcgcggcGCTGGTGCGGCGGAAGGCCGAGGAAGCTGGGTACCGTTGGCGCCTGCGGGAGCTCTTGACGTCTACGTGTCGGTCGTTCCCGAAGGGGAACCGAGATTAA